Proteins from a genomic interval of Gammaproteobacteria bacterium:
- the sdhA gene encoding succinate dehydrogenase flavoprotein subunit, which produces MSQIKANIPSRKFDVLVIGAGGGGLRAALQLAQDEANVAVVSKVFPTRSHTVAAQGGMNAALANVSPDNWHWHMYDTVKGGDFLGDQDAIEYMCRAAPRLVIELEHIGVPFSRLDNGKIYQRAFGGQSQNFGGDQAARTCAAADRTGHAILHALYQQNIRAKTHFFDEYFAIDLLKDDEGYILGALVLEIETGEPLVIQAKTTLLATGGAGQLFRTNTNARINTGDGMAMALRAGVPLQDMEFFQFHPTGIAGKGMLITEAARGEGGYLVNGEGERFMERYAPHAKDLASRDVVSRAIATEVREGRGCGPSKDFILLKVDHLGEEVIRKRLPGIRDMVQTFLHIDPINTAIPVFPTAHYTMGGIPTNRFGQVVAPQQQGAEEPVPGLYAVGECACVSVHGANRLGGNSLLDIVVFGRAAGNHISEYLRENRYSRPPAANSVDQALERLARWDRRGDGETVDALRNDLKRAMEHYCGVFRTEDVLREGLEKVREIEARLQNVYLKDHSKVFNTARIEALELENLVDIALATVSCALARQESRGAHSRIDYPERDDVKWLKHSLYSKQNRQIDYKPVRMKPLTVESFPPKPRVY; this is translated from the coding sequence ATGAGCCAGATCAAGGCCAATATACCAAGCCGCAAGTTTGATGTACTGGTGATCGGCGCGGGCGGTGGCGGGCTGCGCGCGGCCTTGCAGCTAGCGCAGGACGAGGCCAACGTGGCGGTGGTGTCCAAGGTGTTTCCGACGCGCTCGCACACCGTCGCCGCGCAGGGCGGGATGAACGCCGCACTGGCCAATGTGTCGCCGGACAACTGGCACTGGCATATGTACGATACCGTCAAAGGTGGCGACTTCCTCGGCGATCAAGACGCCATCGAATACATGTGCCGCGCCGCGCCGCGCTTGGTGATCGAGCTTGAGCATATCGGCGTACCGTTTTCGAGGCTGGATAATGGCAAGATCTATCAGCGCGCATTCGGCGGCCAGAGCCAGAATTTCGGCGGCGACCAGGCGGCGCGCACCTGCGCTGCGGCGGATCGCACCGGGCACGCCATTCTGCACGCGTTGTATCAGCAAAACATCCGCGCCAAGACCCATTTTTTCGACGAATATTTCGCCATTGATCTGCTCAAGGATGACGAGGGTTATATTCTTGGCGCGCTGGTGCTGGAAATCGAGACTGGCGAGCCGCTGGTGATCCAGGCCAAGACCACGCTGCTTGCGACTGGTGGGGCAGGGCAGCTATTCCGCACCAACACCAATGCCCGAATCAACACCGGCGACGGCATGGCGATGGCGCTGCGCGCCGGTGTTCCGCTGCAAGACATGGAGTTCTTCCAGTTTCATCCCACCGGCATTGCCGGTAAGGGTATGTTGATTACGGAAGCCGCGCGTGGTGAGGGTGGTTACCTTGTGAATGGCGAAGGCGAACGCTTTATGGAGCGCTACGCCCCCCACGCCAAAGACCTGGCGAGCCGCGATGTCGTGAGTCGCGCCATCGCCACCGAGGTGCGCGAAGGCCGGGGCTGCGGACCCAGCAAGGATTTTATACTGCTGAAGGTCGATCATCTCGGCGAGGAGGTGATACGCAAACGCCTGCCAGGGATACGCGACATGGTGCAGACCTTTTTGCATATCGACCCAATTAACACCGCCATACCCGTATTTCCCACGGCGCACTATACCATGGGCGGCATTCCTACCAACCGCTTTGGACAAGTAGTTGCACCGCAACAACAGGGCGCGGAAGAGCCGGTGCCCGGACTCTATGCCGTCGGCGAATGTGCCTGTGTTTCGGTGCATGGCGCCAACCGCCTGGGTGGCAATTCGCTGCTGGATATCGTCGTGTTTGGTCGTGCGGCGGGCAATCACATCAGTGAATATCTGCGCGAAAACCGCTACAGCCGCCCCCCGGCAGCGAACAGCGTGGATCAGGCGCTTGAGCGTCTCGCGCGCTGGGATCGGCGCGGCGATGGCGAAACGGTGGATGCGCTGCGCAATGATCTCAAGCGCGCCATGGAGCATTACTGCGGCGTGTTCCGCACCGAGGATGTGTTGCGTGAGGGGCTGGAGAAGGTGCGGGAGATCGAGGCGCGCCTGCAGAATGTCTATCTCAAGGATCACAGCAAGGTTTTCAATACTGCACGCATCGAGGCCTTGGAGCTGGAGAATCTGGTCGACATCGCGCTCGCCACGGTGAGCTGCGCCCTGGCGCGCCAGGAGAGTCGCGGCGCCCACTCCCGCATCGACTATCCCGAGCGTGACGATGTTAAATGGCTGAAGCACAGTCTGTACTCCAAACAGAACCGTCAGATTGATTACAAGCCGGTGCGGATGAAACCACTGACCGTGGAGAGTTTCCCGCCCAAGCCGAGGGTGTATTGA
- the sdhD gene encoding succinate dehydrogenase, hydrophobic membrane anchor protein, producing MAMIWRASGFRAWLLQRLSAVYMALFIGMFVLHLVLDAPNSYQEWRTWMTLPFIAVTASIFFAALLIHAWVGLRDVIMDYVHPLGVRFVLLALVAAGLLAMGLWVLRILMMGGAA from the coding sequence ATGGCTATGATCTGGCGCGCCTCCGGTTTTCGCGCCTGGCTGTTGCAGCGTTTGAGCGCGGTTTATATGGCGCTCTTCATCGGCATGTTTGTATTGCATCTGGTGTTGGATGCGCCAAACTCCTATCAGGAGTGGCGAACCTGGATGACGCTCCCTTTTATCGCTGTGACAGCCAGTATATTTTTTGCCGCGCTGTTGATCCACGCCTGGGTGGGTCTGCGTGACGTGATTATGGATTATGTGCATCCACTGGGGGTGCGTTTTGTGTTGTTGGCATTGGTGGCGGCAGGTCTGTTGGCAATGGGGTTGTGGGTGCTGCGTATTCTGATGATGGGGGGGGCGGCATGA
- the sdhC gene encoding succinate dehydrogenase, cytochrome b556 subunit encodes MAKNIKRPIFMDLLRIRMPVVAVLSFAHRVTGVMLCLLIPFVIYLLDLSLRDEQGYAEALAILASSPVKFIAVILLWGFSHHLLAGIRFLLIDADIGVERDSARRSAWVVNVGGLIVPIIALLVWL; translated from the coding sequence ATGGCTAAAAATATAAAACGTCCCATCTTCATGGATCTGCTGCGCATTCGCATGCCAGTGGTCGCCGTTCTTTCCTTCGCTCACCGTGTTACGGGCGTGATGCTGTGTCTGCTCATTCCGTTTGTTATCTATCTGCTGGATCTGTCGCTACGCGATGAGCAGGGTTATGCCGAGGCGCTGGCAATACTGGCTTCATCGCCCGTCAAATTTATAGCGGTGATACTGTTGTGGGGATTTTCTCATCACCTGCTGGCGGGTATTCGCTTTTTATTGATTGATGCCGATATCGGTGTCGAGCGCGATAGCGCGCGCCGTAGCGCCTGGGTCGTCAATGTTGGTGGCTTGATCGTGCCGATCATCGCACTATTGGTATGGCTATGA
- a CDS encoding folate-binding protein YgfZ, with translation MHAEWKTLIEAAGAVIESGGVRHFGNPSQELQTLATGTVIADLSHTGLIAVRGPDAATFLQNQFSNDVRGVSQQHSQMSAYCNPKGRILACFRIFMRDDTYYLRMPQELVDATLKRLRMFVLRAKVTLEDAGDALVRIGIASPHGITELKDILGGLPEDVDDTVHCNGLTVIRLPGAQPRFEITGEFAAARDIWNKLGVHATPVGASVWDLLDIRAGIPTIHVVTSEAFVPQMVNLHLINGVSFKKGCYPGQEIVARMHYLGTLKRRMYLAHILSDTAPQPGDTLYGSGTENTQSIGTIVTAQPAPEGGFDALAVVEIKAAEHSSVHLHSTGGAALAFRDLPYPLSPSET, from the coding sequence ATGCACGCAGAATGGAAAACCCTTATCGAAGCCGCTGGCGCTGTTATCGAGTCTGGTGGTGTGCGCCATTTCGGCAATCCATCGCAGGAGCTACAGACGTTGGCAACCGGCACCGTTATTGCCGACCTGTCGCACACTGGGCTGATCGCCGTCCGCGGGCCGGATGCCGCAACCTTTCTTCAGAATCAGTTCAGCAACGATGTGCGCGGGGTGTCGCAGCAGCACAGCCAGATGAGCGCCTATTGCAACCCAAAGGGGCGAATTCTGGCGTGTTTCCGCATTTTTATGCGCGATGACACTTATTACTTGCGCATGCCGCAGGAGCTCGTTGACGCCACCCTCAAGCGCTTGCGCATGTTTGTATTGCGCGCCAAGGTCACGCTGGAAGATGCCGGCGACGCGCTGGTGCGCATCGGCATTGCCAGCCCGCATGGCATAACTGAATTAAAAGACATACTGGGCGGCTTGCCGGAAGACGTTGACGATACTGTGCACTGCAACGGACTTACCGTGATACGCCTCCCCGGCGCGCAGCCACGCTTTGAGATTACTGGAGAATTTGCAGCCGCCAGGGATATCTGGAACAAGCTCGGTGTCCATGCCACCCCGGTGGGTGCAAGCGTATGGGATCTGCTCGACATTCGCGCCGGCATTCCCACCATCCATGTCGTCACCAGCGAAGCCTTTGTGCCGCAGATGGTCAACCTGCACCTCATTAACGGCGTCAGCTTTAAAAAAGGCTGCTATCCCGGCCAGGAAATTGTAGCGCGCATGCACTACCTCGGCACGCTCAAGCGGCGCATGTATCTTGCCCATATCCTGTCGGACACGGCCCCTCAACCGGGTGACACACTGTATGGCTCCGGCACTGAAAATACTCAAAGCATCGGAACTATCGTCACCGCGCAACCGGCGCCCGAAGGCGGCTTTGACGCGCTCGCCGTGGTGGAAATCAAGGCTGCCGAACATAGCAGCGTGCATTTACATAGCACTGGTGGGGCAGCGCTTGCATTCCGGGATCTGCCTTATCCGCTATCCCCTTCAGAAACCTGA
- a CDS encoding HDOD domain-containing protein — MTATQHAKKDATADLEDRFISRLLDDIRHKRIGLPTLPEVAIRVRKAASAPNVTAAQLAQLVGTDPVLSARLLQVANSPLYRGNKSILNIQTAIARLGNTLVRNLITSVVVSQLFQAQVPSAIKHRLKTTWAHTIQVAAISHVLAHKFTRLMPEQAMLAGLIHDIGKLPILMQLEMFPGLLENEQTVDRLVTLLHPQIGKVILEAWNFPPEMVAVAAEHENLARNPGPQADYVDVVLMANLYSHIGTSHHFGIAEWPSIPACGKLGLTAEQCLITLNDAQAEVMEIQKLLTA; from the coding sequence ATGACAGCCACCCAGCACGCTAAAAAAGACGCCACAGCAGATCTCGAAGACAGGTTCATCTCCAGGCTGCTCGATGACATCCGGCACAAGCGAATAGGATTACCCACCCTCCCGGAAGTCGCCATCAGGGTGCGCAAAGCAGCCTCTGCACCGAATGTCACAGCCGCACAGCTTGCGCAGCTTGTCGGCACTGACCCTGTTTTGTCGGCACGCCTGTTACAGGTGGCAAACAGCCCGCTCTATCGCGGCAACAAATCAATCCTTAACATACAAACCGCCATCGCCCGGCTCGGAAACACACTGGTACGCAACCTGATCACCAGCGTCGTCGTCAGCCAGCTATTTCAGGCCCAGGTGCCCTCCGCCATCAAACACCGCTTAAAAACGACGTGGGCACATACTATTCAAGTGGCGGCCATCAGCCACGTGCTGGCCCATAAATTCACCCGGCTCATGCCGGAGCAGGCCATGCTGGCCGGACTGATACATGACATCGGAAAGTTACCGATTCTGATGCAACTGGAGATGTTCCCCGGCCTGCTTGAGAATGAACAAACCGTTGACCGTCTGGTTACCCTTCTGCACCCCCAGATCGGCAAAGTCATACTCGAAGCCTGGAACTTCCCCCCGGAAATGGTTGCGGTGGCCGCCGAGCACGAAAATCTGGCGCGCAATCCCGGACCGCAAGCCGATTATGTCGATGTCGTCCTCATGGCAAATCTATACAGCCACATCGGCACCAGCCACCATTTTGGCATAGCCGAATGGCCCTCGATTCCAGCCTGCGGCAAATTGGGCCTCACGGCTGAACAATGTCTTATTACCCTCAATGACGCGCAGGCGGAAGTAATGGAAATACAGAAACTGCTGACTGCCTAA
- a CDS encoding putative addiction module antidote protein has product MSILKGAVSHHEAEVAELQADRELAVEYLKAAMESLDNPDDRAAGLLALRTVAEAYGGLGAVAAEAGISRESLYRALSPKGNPTLKTLLAVLKTVGLRLSVEPENHAHA; this is encoded by the coding sequence ATGAGTATATTGAAAGGTGCTGTTTCACATCATGAGGCGGAAGTGGCCGAGCTGCAGGCAGATCGGGAACTGGCGGTCGAATATCTGAAAGCAGCAATGGAGTCGCTCGACAACCCGGATGATCGCGCTGCTGGATTGTTGGCGCTACGCACAGTGGCGGAGGCCTATGGCGGTCTCGGGGCGGTGGCTGCTGAGGCCGGTATAAGCCGCGAATCTCTATATCGTGCCTTGTCACCAAAGGGCAACCCAACGCTAAAGACCTTATTGGCGGTGCTTAAGACAGTCGGGTTGCGTTTATCCGTCGAGCCAGAAAATCACGCGCACGCTTGA
- a CDS encoding type II toxin-antitoxin system RelE/ParE family toxin, producing MIELFRYQHEGGREPFTEWLDAVRDKVAQARIRVRLRQVQAGNFGDCEPVGEGVIELRVHVGAGYRVYCGRHGKTVVILLCGGDKRAQATDIKRAKKLWSEWKRRQS from the coding sequence ATGATAGAACTATTCCGATATCAACATGAAGGCGGTCGTGAGCCATTCACGGAATGGTTGGATGCTGTGCGCGACAAGGTGGCCCAGGCACGTATCCGTGTCCGTTTACGGCAGGTGCAAGCAGGTAACTTCGGCGATTGCGAACCGGTCGGCGAAGGGGTAATTGAGCTGCGCGTACATGTCGGCGCAGGATACCGCGTCTACTGTGGTCGGCACGGGAAAACGGTCGTTATTCTGTTGTGTGGGGGCGATAAACGCGCTCAGGCAACGGACATCAAGCGGGCCAAAAAACTATGGTCGGAATGGAAACGGAGGCAATCATGA
- a CDS encoding IS110 family transposase encodes MKHNATVIGLDIAKNVFYAVGRDERGNEVLKRKMSRDQVLTFFANLPAAKVGIEACASAHYWAREISKLGHEVRLIAGQRVSRRVVGNKNDYRDAKAICELRAEPETLYVPTNTEAQQDVQMLHRVRQRLVENRTALMLQARSLLGEYGMSFSQGATALRKALPRVLGGEHNGLSPSALETFADLQEQLTALDKRIEHYDERIQRLARQDAQAARLMGLPGVGPLTATAFVAAVGDPHHFPAGRNFAANLGLTPHEHSSGGKQQLFGISKRGDRYLRTLLIHGARSALRCAEGKQDRLLLWALKLKATKGFNVAAVALANKLARVAWAMLAHGRRYEAQWNPQPTVAIS; translated from the coding sequence ATGAAGCATAACGCAACAGTAATTGGTTTGGATATTGCCAAGAACGTGTTTTACGCCGTGGGCCGGGATGAGCGTGGCAATGAGGTATTGAAACGAAAGATGTCGCGGGACCAGGTGCTGACATTTTTTGCCAATCTGCCTGCCGCGAAGGTCGGGATTGAGGCCTGTGCCAGTGCGCATTACTGGGCGCGAGAAATCAGTAAACTGGGGCATGAAGTACGGCTTATTGCCGGCCAGCGCGTGAGCCGACGGGTGGTCGGCAACAAGAATGATTATCGCGATGCGAAGGCGATTTGCGAGCTGAGGGCCGAACCCGAGACCCTGTATGTGCCGACCAACACCGAGGCGCAGCAGGATGTGCAGATGCTGCACCGGGTTCGTCAGCGCCTGGTGGAAAACCGCACAGCACTGATGTTGCAGGCACGCAGTCTGCTGGGCGAATACGGTATGAGTTTCTCCCAAGGGGCTACGGCGTTGCGCAAGGCGTTACCCCGCGTGCTCGGCGGAGAACATAACGGACTCTCCCCCAGCGCCCTGGAGACATTTGCCGACCTGCAGGAACAGTTGACGGCGCTGGATAAACGGATCGAGCACTACGACGAGCGCATCCAGCGGCTGGCACGCCAAGACGCTCAGGCCGCGCGATTGATGGGGCTGCCGGGTGTTGGCCCGCTCACCGCCACCGCCTTTGTCGCGGCTGTGGGTGACCCGCATCATTTCCCGGCAGGGCGTAACTTTGCGGCAAATCTGGGTCTCACGCCACACGAGCATTCCAGCGGCGGCAAACAACAGCTATTCGGCATCTCCAAGCGTGGAGACCGCTACCTGCGCACCTTGCTGATCCACGGGGCGCGCAGTGCGCTACGCTGTGCCGAGGGCAAGCAGGACCGTTTGCTGCTCTGGGCCTTGAAGCTCAAGGCAACCAAGGGTTTTAATGTCGCCGCCGTAGCCTTGGCGAATAAACTGGCGCGAGTAGCCTGGGCCATGCTTGCGCATGGCCGCCGTTATGAGGCGCAGTGGAACCCGCAACCCACTGTGGCGATCAGCTGA
- a CDS encoding acyl-CoA thioesterase has product MQTTHATLPENRQPTLRLVAMPTDVNAAGDIFGGWIISQIDIAGSIEAHRRAKGRVVTVAVNSVQFHEPVFVGDLVSCYAEVIKVGRTSITTSVEVFAERVWHDGSKTIKVTEATLTYVALDEHRRPKVVPEA; this is encoded by the coding sequence ATGCAAACAACTCACGCCACCCTGCCCGAAAATCGTCAACCCACCCTGCGCCTGGTGGCTATGCCCACTGACGTCAATGCTGCGGGTGATATCTTCGGCGGCTGGATCATCTCCCAGATCGACATCGCCGGCAGCATCGAAGCCCACCGCCGCGCCAAAGGCAGAGTCGTCACCGTTGCAGTGAACTCCGTGCAATTCCATGAGCCGGTGTTCGTCGGTGACCTCGTGAGCTGCTATGCGGAAGTCATAAAAGTAGGGCGCACCTCCATCACAACCAGTGTCGAAGTTTTCGCGGAGCGCGTCTGGCACGACGGCTCGAAGACCATCAAAGTGACGGAGGCGACGCTGACGTATGTTGCCCTGGATGAGCATCGCAGGCCGAAGGTAGTGCCGGAAGCGTAG
- a CDS encoding long-chain fatty acid--CoA ligase yields MTKTSDIISIETARTLHGLFRERVRRTPEAVAYRHFDEQAKQWKDTTWAEMAGHVACWQAALAREGLQPGERVALLMRNCREWVIFEQAALGLGLVVVPLYPNDRADNIAYIVQGAGVRLLLTENGEQWRSLSEVRAQLEGLLRIVTLRPVIDATEPRLQSVTEWLPEHCGELHTHDCEPTALATIVYTSGTTGRPKGVMLSHLNILWNAHSCLDSVPVYREDLFLSFLPLCHTYERLVGYYLPMMSGATIAYARAIPLLAEDMLSVRPTIMVSVPRIYERIHAKIKTQLEEGPALKRNLFNAAVEIGWSRFEHKQGRGPWRFSHLLWPLFDKLVASKVMAKMGGRLRVAMCGGAPISLPVAKLFIGLGLPLLQGYGLTEASPVISTNKEHDNDPSGIGPPIRDALVRIGEEGELLAKTPGVMLGYWHNPDATAKAIDADGWLHTGDKARIENGHIYITGRLKEIIVMANGEKMPPADMEMAIALDPLFEQVMVIGEGKPYLSALVVLNKDHWVGLAGELGLDPAVPASLKDKRVSSAVLQRIAEQLRGFHAYAQVRRVALDLEPWTVENGLITPTLKLRRSRVLERYHESVEKLYEGH; encoded by the coding sequence ATGACAAAAACATCCGACATCATTTCCATTGAAACAGCCCGTACCTTGCACGGCTTGTTTCGCGAGCGCGTCAGGCGCACGCCCGAGGCGGTCGCCTATCGCCATTTCGATGAGCAGGCCAAGCAATGGAAAGACACCACCTGGGCAGAGATGGCCGGCCACGTGGCATGCTGGCAGGCGGCGTTGGCGCGTGAAGGATTGCAGCCGGGTGAGCGCGTGGCGCTGTTGATGCGCAATTGCCGCGAATGGGTGATATTCGAACAAGCCGCACTCGGCCTGGGGCTGGTGGTGGTACCGCTTTATCCCAACGACCGCGCCGATAATATCGCCTACATCGTGCAAGGCGCCGGTGTGCGATTATTATTGACCGAAAATGGAGAGCAGTGGCGCAGCTTGTCGGAAGTGCGTGCGCAGCTTGAAGGATTATTGCGCATCGTTACCCTACGGCCCGTGATTGACGCCACAGAGCCGCGACTGCAATCTGTCACAGAATGGCTGCCTGAGCACTGCGGCGAACTACATACCCATGATTGCGAACCCACGGCGCTTGCCACCATCGTTTATACCTCCGGTACCACAGGGCGCCCCAAAGGTGTCATGCTCAGCCACCTTAATATATTGTGGAATGCGCACAGTTGTCTGGACAGTGTTCCCGTTTACCGTGAAGACCTGTTCCTGTCGTTCTTACCGCTGTGCCACACCTACGAACGTCTGGTGGGCTATTATTTGCCAATGATGTCGGGCGCTACGATTGCCTATGCTCGCGCCATTCCTTTATTGGCCGAGGACATGCTTTCCGTGCGGCCTACCATCATGGTGTCCGTGCCGCGCATTTATGAAAGAATCCATGCCAAGATCAAGACGCAATTAGAGGAAGGGCCAGCGCTCAAGCGCAATCTTTTCAATGCCGCCGTTGAAATAGGGTGGTCACGTTTTGAGCATAAGCAAGGGCGTGGTCCATGGCGCTTTTCCCATCTGCTCTGGCCGCTGTTCGATAAGCTGGTGGCAAGCAAGGTGATGGCAAAGATGGGTGGCAGGCTGCGCGTCGCCATGTGTGGTGGCGCACCGATTTCCCTGCCGGTGGCAAAGCTTTTTATCGGGCTTGGTCTGCCTCTCCTGCAAGGCTATGGCCTTACCGAGGCCAGCCCCGTCATCAGTACCAACAAAGAACATGATAACGACCCGTCCGGCATCGGCCCGCCGATCCGCGATGCGCTGGTCCGCATTGGCGAGGAAGGGGAGCTATTAGCCAAAACACCGGGCGTCATGCTGGGCTATTGGCACAACCCCGATGCCACTGCCAAGGCCATTGATGCCGATGGCTGGCTACACACCGGCGACAAGGCACGCATTGAAAATGGACACATCTACATCACCGGACGCCTCAAGGAAATCATCGTCATGGCCAATGGCGAGAAGATGCCCCCCGCCGACATGGAGATGGCCATTGCTCTCGACCCCTTGTTTGAACAGGTGATGGTTATCGGTGAAGGAAAGCCGTATTTAAGTGCGCTGGTGGTGTTGAACAAAGATCACTGGGTGGGTCTGGCGGGTGAATTAGGCCTTGATCCTGCCGTCCCTGCTTCATTAAAAGATAAACGTGTATCCAGTGCCGTGTTGCAAAGAATCGCCGAGCAATTGCGCGGCTTCCACGCCTACGCACAGGTCCGACGCGTCGCGCTTGATCTTGAGCCGTGGACCGTGGAAAACGGGCTGATTACCCCTACCCTCAAGCTGCGGCGCAGCCGCGTTCTGGAGCGGTATCATGAGTCTGTGGAAAAGCTTTATGAAGGGCATTGA
- a CDS encoding 3-hydroxyacyl-CoA dehydrogenase NAD-binding domain-containing protein produces the protein MTEPTYKNWRIERDSDAIVWLHLDKAGSATNVLSSDVLEELNAILDPFVSEQPRGLIILSDKPNGFIAGADINEFVPLKEPAEALALIRRGQKACDKIAALKCPTVALIHGFCLGGGMELALACRYRIADDDARTRLGLPEIKLGIHPGFGGTVRLPPLVGAPAAMDLMLTGRAIDTRAAKKMGLIDYAVPTRHLKRAARGVVMNPPAPHRPKGWLALTNNSLVRPLLARTMRAKVAEKAPAAHYPAPYALIDLWQKYADVPARMMEEEAVSVARFVLGDTAHNLVRVFFLQERLKSLGKKELIAPRHVHVIGGGVMGGDIAIWCALQGMRVTVQDRKHETLAKVIKRAYALYKKRLKQPRLIQAALDRLIPDDKGVGVSHADVVIEAIFEDITAKQNLYREIEPKLKPGALLATNTSSIPLEVLSEALANPSRLVGLHFFNPVAQMQLVEIVSSPITDPEVARQAAAFTRHIDRLPLSVKSSPGFLVNRVLMPYLLEAVTMEWEGVPATVIDKAALDFGMPMGPIRLADTVGLDICLSVAEILSQRLNVDVPPRLRELVSAGRLGVKSGQGFYTYHGDKPQMPRLKPGYVPPSDVAERLILRFLNEAAACLREGVVADADLLDAGVIFGTGFAPFRGGPINYVHESGVETQRKKLQALEEHYGKRFVADAEWAEL, from the coding sequence ATGACAGAACCTACTTACAAGAATTGGCGCATTGAGCGTGATAGCGACGCTATCGTCTGGCTGCATCTGGATAAGGCCGGAAGCGCCACCAACGTGCTCTCCAGTGATGTGCTGGAAGAGCTCAATGCCATCCTCGATCCATTCGTCTCGGAACAACCTCGTGGCCTGATCATTCTGTCCGACAAGCCCAACGGCTTTATCGCCGGGGCGGATATCAATGAATTTGTGCCACTGAAAGAACCCGCCGAGGCATTGGCGCTGATCCGGCGGGGGCAAAAGGCGTGCGACAAGATTGCCGCTCTGAAATGCCCCACCGTGGCGTTGATCCATGGCTTTTGTCTTGGCGGCGGCATGGAGCTGGCGTTGGCGTGCCGTTATCGTATCGCGGATGATGACGCGCGCACTCGCCTTGGGTTACCCGAAATTAAGCTTGGCATTCACCCCGGCTTCGGCGGCACGGTACGCCTGCCGCCGCTGGTGGGTGCGCCCGCCGCGATGGACCTGATGCTCACCGGCAGAGCGATTGACACGCGTGCCGCGAAAAAGATGGGGCTGATCGATTATGCCGTACCCACCCGTCATTTAAAGCGCGCCGCGCGCGGCGTGGTGATGAATCCCCCCGCGCCGCATCGCCCCAAGGGCTGGCTGGCGCTCACCAACAACAGTCTGGTGCGTCCATTGCTGGCGCGGACGATGCGCGCGAAAGTGGCGGAGAAGGCCCCCGCCGCGCATTATCCTGCGCCGTATGCGCTGATCGATTTGTGGCAGAAATACGCCGATGTCCCGGCGCGGATGATGGAGGAAGAGGCTGTCTCCGTTGCCCGCTTTGTGCTCGGCGACACGGCGCATAATCTGGTGCGCGTGTTCTTTCTGCAAGAGCGGCTTAAATCATTGGGCAAAAAAGAGCTGATTGCGCCACGCCATGTACATGTTATCGGTGGCGGTGTGATGGGTGGCGATATTGCCATCTGGTGCGCGCTGCAAGGCATGCGCGTTACGGTGCAGGACCGCAAGCACGAAACCTTGGCGAAGGTCATCAAGCGTGCCTATGCGCTATACAAAAAGCGCCTCAAACAACCGCGCCTGATCCAGGCAGCGCTGGATCGCCTGATCCCGGACGACAAGGGCGTGGGCGTGAGCCATGCCGATGTGGTGATCGAGGCGATCTTTGAGGACATTACCGCGAAACAGAATCTCTACCGCGAAATTGAGCCCAAGCTCAAACCGGGTGCATTGCTTGCCACCAATACCTCTAGTATCCCACTCGAAGTACTGAGCGAGGCGCTCGCCAATCCGTCGCGTCTGGTCGGGCTGCACTTCTTCAATCCCGTGGCGCAAATGCAATTGGTGGAGATTGTTAGCAGCCCGATTACAGACCCCGAAGTGGCGCGGCAGGCCGCCGCCTTTACGCGCCATATCGACCGTTTGCCTTTGTCAGTGAAAAGCTCGCCGGGTTTTCTGGTTAACCGTGTGCTCATGCCCTATTTGCTTGAGGCCGTGACGATGGAGTGGGAAGGTGTGCCAGCCACAGTTATTGACAAGGCAGCGCTCGATTTTGGCATGCCGATGGGGCCGATCCGTCTGGCGGATACTGTGGGCCTGGACATTTGCCTGTCTGTTGCGGAGATTCTGTCGCAACGCTTGAATGTCGATGTGCCGCCGCGCCTGCGTGAACTGGTGAGTGCCGGTCGGCTGGGTGTCAAGAGCGGGCAGGGATTTTACACCTATCACGGTGACAAGCCGCAGATGCCACGCCTCAAGCCGGGGTATGTTCCGCCTTCCGATGTGGCGGAGCGTCTGATCCTGCGCTTTCTGAATGAAGCGGCGGCGTGCCTGCGCGAAGGTGTGGTCGCCGATGCCGACCTGCTCGATGCGGGGGTGATATTCGGCACAGGGTTTGCCCCGTTCCGCGGCGGACCGATTAATTACGTTCATGAGTCTGGTGTCGAGACCCAGCGCAAAAAACTGCAAGCGCTGGAGGAGCATTATGGCAAGCGCTTCGTAGCAGATGCGGAGTGGGCGGAGTTGTGA